From a region of the Bacillota bacterium genome:
- a CDS encoding phenylalanine--tRNA ligase subunit beta, which produces MRVSYKWLQEYVEIPVSPSELADKLTAVGLAVEGYEDLGAQVDKVFTGKIIKIDAHPNADKLVICTVDVGGGENLQIVTGATNINENDVVPVAVEGARLAGGLKIKKTKLRGIESRGMLCSGGELGLDPESMPEEQAHGIMILSPDTPLGLDAKPLTGLDDVILELELTPNRGDCLSMVGVAREVAAIYNRQLKMPAPDLKSQSESVAGKVKVDIEEPHLCRRYIAKLLTGVKVFPSPDWMQERLRAVGIRPINNVVDVTNYILMELGQPLHAFDYHKLKEGHIIVRRARQDEKIVTLDGAERTLSGEMLVITDPAGPVAIAGVMGGLESEVTEETAAVLLESASFDPVSVRRTANALALRSESSLRFEKGVDINGCLRAAERAAQLLQAMGACDVAEGDVDNYPHPVGNKTLSVRPDRVNHVLGTDISAGVCSDILSRLQFSVQEGTEGEVLVTVPTFRPDISLEADLIEEIARMYGYDKVPQTLPQGESTRGARTKRQSLIQKVRQILTGCGLYEVITYSFHSRAEFDRLGVPADSPIRNTVALQNPLSEEQAVMRTLMLPGILDVLQRNYSRRNSNGAVFGIGTVFYPRAGEELPAEGEKIAAAVMGNTRKAWSTPSHTMDFYHLKGVLEALFRSLNISSYSFEPLSAEPGYHPGRTARVYVKGNDIGFLGEIHPQVLENYELPDRVAALELDLETLLQYAANFGRYHKLPKFPGVERDLALVVPQEVAVRDVLRVIKKAGGELLKEVELFDVYQGKQVQEGFKSQAFSLQFQAQDRTLTDKEIDACVSAITSRLAKDVNAELRS; this is translated from the coding sequence GTGCGAGTATCTTATAAATGGCTACAAGAATATGTTGAGATTCCTGTATCACCCTCCGAATTGGCTGATAAGCTTACCGCTGTCGGTCTGGCGGTGGAAGGTTACGAAGACCTTGGTGCACAGGTGGATAAGGTTTTTACAGGAAAAATAATTAAAATAGATGCCCATCCCAATGCAGATAAGCTTGTGATTTGCACCGTTGACGTAGGTGGCGGTGAGAATTTACAGATTGTTACCGGCGCCACCAATATTAACGAAAATGATGTAGTGCCTGTAGCGGTGGAGGGTGCGCGCCTGGCCGGCGGCCTTAAAATTAAAAAGACCAAGCTGCGCGGCATAGAATCACGGGGCATGCTCTGTTCCGGCGGAGAGTTAGGCTTGGATCCGGAAAGCATGCCGGAAGAACAGGCCCACGGCATAATGATTCTTTCACCCGATACTCCGTTAGGACTGGATGCAAAGCCTTTAACCGGTTTGGATGACGTTATACTCGAGCTGGAGCTTACCCCTAACCGGGGAGATTGTTTAAGCATGGTAGGTGTAGCCAGAGAGGTGGCGGCAATTTATAACCGGCAGCTTAAAATGCCCGCCCCGGATCTGAAGTCGCAGTCAGAATCTGTAGCCGGCAAAGTAAAAGTTGATATTGAAGAGCCACATCTATGCCGCAGGTACATAGCAAAGCTGTTGACCGGTGTGAAAGTATTTCCTTCTCCTGATTGGATGCAGGAACGCCTAAGAGCAGTAGGTATTCGTCCTATTAATAATGTTGTGGACGTTACCAACTATATTTTAATGGAACTGGGGCAACCGTTGCATGCATTCGATTATCATAAACTAAAAGAAGGGCACATTATTGTACGCCGTGCCCGGCAAGATGAAAAAATAGTTACCCTGGACGGGGCAGAAAGAACCTTGTCCGGTGAAATGTTGGTGATTACCGACCCAGCTGGGCCCGTAGCCATAGCCGGTGTAATGGGCGGGCTTGAATCCGAGGTCACGGAGGAGACAGCTGCAGTTTTATTGGAGTCCGCGAGTTTTGATCCGGTCAGCGTCCGGCGTACCGCCAATGCCCTGGCACTGCGCTCCGAGTCTTCTTTGAGATTTGAAAAAGGTGTAGACATCAATGGCTGTTTGCGCGCCGCAGAGCGGGCTGCCCAGTTATTGCAAGCAATGGGTGCCTGTGATGTAGCTGAAGGTGATGTTGATAATTATCCCCATCCGGTAGGCAATAAAACTCTGTCGGTACGCCCGGACAGGGTAAATCATGTATTGGGAACTGATATCTCTGCCGGGGTCTGCAGCGATATACTTTCTCGGCTACAGTTTTCCGTTCAGGAAGGTACAGAGGGAGAAGTTCTGGTTACTGTCCCTACCTTCAGGCCCGATATTTCCCTGGAAGCAGACTTAATCGAAGAGATAGCCAGGATGTACGGGTATGATAAAGTACCTCAAACTTTACCCCAGGGGGAATCTACCAGGGGAGCCAGGACGAAAAGACAGTCGCTGATACAAAAGGTAAGGCAGATATTGACCGGATGCGGACTGTATGAAGTTATTACTTATAGCTTCCACTCCCGTGCCGAATTTGACCGCCTAGGTGTCCCTGCTGACAGTCCCATCAGAAATACGGTGGCGCTCCAAAACCCATTAAGCGAAGAGCAGGCTGTTATGCGTACTTTGATGCTACCCGGCATATTAGATGTACTGCAGCGGAATTACAGCAGGCGAAACAGCAATGGTGCCGTATTTGGCATAGGTACTGTTTTTTATCCCAGGGCCGGAGAAGAACTTCCAGCGGAAGGGGAGAAGATTGCTGCCGCCGTGATGGGGAATACTCGTAAAGCATGGAGCACCCCAAGCCACACCATGGATTTTTATCACCTCAAGGGGGTGCTGGAGGCACTCTTCCGCTCGCTGAACATTAGTAGTTATAGTTTCGAGCCGTTAAGCGCAGAGCCCGGTTATCATCCCGGCCGTACCGCCAGGGTTTACGTGAAGGGGAATGATATTGGATTTTTGGGAGAAATACACCCGCAGGTACTGGAAAACTATGAGCTGCCGGATAGGGTGGCGGCGCTGGAGCTGGACCTGGAAACCCTTCTGCAATATGCAGCTAATTTTGGCCGGTACCATAAACTGCCTAAATTCCCCGGTGTTGAACGCGATCTAGCGCTGGTCGTTCCCCAGGAGGTTGCCGTCAGGGATGTCTTGCGCGTAATTAAAAAGGCCGGCGGGGAGCTGCTTAAAGAAGTAGAATTATTCGATGTATACCAGGGCAAACAAGTACAAGAAGGCTTTAAGAGCCAGGCCTTTTCCTTGCAATTCCAGGCCCAGGACCGCACTCTCACCGACAAAGAAATAGATGCCTGTGTTAGTGCAATAACTTCCCGCCTGGCTAAAGATGTAAATGCGGAATTAAGAAGTTAA
- a CDS encoding RNA methyltransferase, protein MVLVSSNSNKWVKYVKKLSRRRFRDREGKFVLEGVRAVEEGLKAGGAVEVVIFSASAGVKARGSQLLENAAKTGIKTLEVNENVMSELSNTETPQGVLAVVRRQEVSLYDLLGLSPSLLVVVDSIQDPGNLGTIIRASAGAGACGIILMPGTVDLYNPKTLRSLMGNIFQIPIVNAAERFEVLAQLEKAGLKFVIGEPRASKAVFEVNLTVPVAIVIGSEAHGVQSDIMARPGYRVNIPMSQGVESLNVAVAAGILLYEVIRQRHN, encoded by the coding sequence GTGGTGCTGGTTTCAAGCAACAGCAATAAGTGGGTAAAGTACGTCAAAAAACTTTCTCGCCGCCGTTTTAGGGACCGAGAAGGTAAATTTGTTTTAGAAGGTGTCCGCGCAGTTGAAGAGGGCTTAAAGGCGGGCGGAGCGGTCGAAGTAGTCATATTTTCGGCGTCCGCCGGGGTAAAAGCCAGGGGCAGTCAATTACTGGAGAATGCTGCCAAGACCGGTATAAAGACACTGGAAGTAAACGAAAATGTAATGTCTGAACTTAGTAATACAGAAACTCCCCAGGGTGTACTGGCCGTTGTTAGACGGCAGGAAGTATCTTTATATGACTTGCTTGGACTGTCCCCTTCCCTTTTAGTAGTGGTGGATAGTATTCAGGACCCGGGAAATTTGGGCACAATAATTAGGGCTTCCGCCGGGGCCGGGGCCTGTGGCATAATACTAATGCCCGGCACGGTGGACCTCTATAATCCAAAAACACTACGTTCCTTAATGGGAAATATCTTTCAAATACCTATTGTAAATGCAGCAGAGCGTTTTGAAGTTTTGGCGCAATTGGAAAAAGCGGGCCTCAAATTCGTTATTGGAGAGCCCAGGGCCTCTAAAGCGGTGTTTGAAGTAAACTTAACAGTCCCGGTGGCAATTGTTATCGGGAGCGAGGCGCACGGAGTTCAGTCGGACATAATGGCTAGGCCCGGGTACAGGGTAAACATCCCCATGTCACAAGGAGTGGAGTCTTTGAATGTAGCCGTGGCAGCAGGGATCCTACTTTACGAAGTTATCAGGCAGAGGCATAATTGA
- the rplT gene encoding 50S ribosomal protein L20, with the protein MPRAKSGVISRKRHKKVLKLAKGYRGARSKLFRVANQAVMRALAFAYRDRRQRKRDFRKLWIARINAAARNNGLSYNRFINGLKQAGVDINRKMLADMAVNDEKAFSQLVEVAKSKVEA; encoded by the coding sequence ATGCCAAGGGCAAAGAGCGGAGTAATATCCCGTAAAAGGCATAAGAAGGTATTAAAGCTGGCCAAGGGGTATCGCGGCGCCAGAAGTAAATTATTTAGAGTAGCGAATCAAGCAGTAATGAGGGCACTGGCTTTTGCTTACAGGGATCGCCGGCAGCGCAAGCGTGATTTTCGCAAGCTGTGGATTGCACGTATTAATGCTGCTGCCAGGAATAACGGTCTTTCCTATAACCGGTTTATCAACGGCCTGAAGCAGGCAGGTGTGGACATTAACCGCAAAATGCTTGCAGATATGGCAGTAAATGATGAAAAGGCTTTCAGCCAATTGGTGGAAGTAGCTAAGTCCAAAGTAGAAGCTTAA
- the pheS gene encoding phenylalanine--tRNA ligase subunit alpha, with translation MEEKLRAIAQEAKQLLDRATSMDQLNEIRVKFLGKKGELTKVLRGMGALSADERPRIGQLANSVRAELEEYLNHSMSEVKNKELEAQLAGEKIDVTLPGTPFSLGKTHPLTRVQQEIEDIFLGLGFSIMEGPEIETDFYNFEALNIPKDHPARDMQDTFFTGPEELLRTHTSPIQIRTMEKNAPQVPLKIIAPGRVYRRDDDATHSPMFHQVEGLAVDTRITFADLKGVLQIFAEEMFGAETRTRFRPSYFPFTEPSAEMDISCVICGGKGCRVCSRTGWLEILGCGMVNPRVLEVSGYDAEKFTGFAFGMGVERIAMLKYGIDDMRLLFDNDLRFLAQI, from the coding sequence GTGGAGGAAAAACTAAGAGCAATCGCCCAAGAAGCAAAACAATTGTTGGATAGAGCTACCAGCATGGATCAATTAAATGAAATCAGAGTAAAGTTTCTTGGTAAAAAAGGAGAATTGACTAAAGTTCTACGTGGTATGGGGGCTTTGTCTGCAGACGAACGTCCTCGCATAGGACAATTGGCCAACAGTGTCCGAGCTGAGCTGGAAGAATATTTAAACCACAGCATGTCTGAAGTAAAAAATAAGGAGCTGGAGGCACAGCTGGCCGGGGAAAAAATAGATGTTACCCTGCCGGGCACGCCTTTTTCTTTAGGTAAAACTCACCCGCTGACCCGGGTGCAGCAAGAAATAGAAGATATCTTTCTGGGACTGGGATTCAGCATTATGGAAGGGCCGGAGATTGAGACCGATTTTTATAATTTTGAAGCCCTGAATATACCCAAGGACCATCCGGCCAGGGATATGCAGGATACATTTTTCACGGGACCGGAAGAATTATTGCGCACACATACCTCACCCATTCAAATAAGGACCATGGAAAAAAACGCTCCCCAGGTGCCGTTAAAAATAATTGCCCCCGGGAGAGTTTACCGGCGTGATGATGACGCTACGCACTCCCCCATGTTTCACCAGGTGGAAGGGCTTGCGGTGGACACACGCATAACCTTTGCCGATTTAAAGGGTGTTTTGCAAATCTTTGCTGAAGAAATGTTCGGTGCAGAGACACGTACGCGGTTCAGACCCAGCTACTTTCCGTTCACTGAACCCAGTGCGGAAATGGATATATCTTGTGTAATATGTGGTGGTAAAGGATGCCGGGTTTGTTCCCGTACCGGCTGGCTGGAAATACTGGGGTGCGGTATGGTTAATCCCAGGGTACTGGAAGTTTCCGGGTATGACGCGGAAAAATTCACCGGCTTTGCCTTTGGTATGGGGGTGGAGCGAATTGCCATGCTTAAATACGGCATCGACGATATGCGCCTTCTTTTCGATAACGATTTAAGATTTTTAGCCCAAATATAG
- the rpmI gene encoding 50S ribosomal protein L35, with product MPKIKTHRGAAKRFKRTAKGKFKASHAYHSHILGKKSPKRKRKLRSSVTLHPTDQRRVLRLLPY from the coding sequence GTGCCTAAGATTAAAACCCATCGTGGAGCTGCTAAGCGTTTCAAGCGAACAGCTAAGGGTAAATTTAAGGCTTCTCATGCCTATCATAGCCATATTTTAGGTAAAAAGAGTCCCAAGCGTAAGCGCAAGTTGCGCAGTTCTGTGACTTTACATCCAACAGATCAACGCAGAGTTTTACGCCTTTTGCCTTATTAA
- a CDS encoding YqzL family protein has protein sequence MLTAEFFWRLFEATGSIRAYMLYKRLAVH, from the coding sequence TTGTTAACCGCGGAATTTTTTTGGAGGCTGTTTGAAGCTACCGGGTCTATTCGTGCCTATATGTTATATAAAAGGTTAGCTGTTCATTAG
- a CDS encoding cell division protein ZapA encodes MAARNKVDVEIFGEHYKIKGEAAPEYMTRLARYVDQTMRKVVQRNPRLTLHKAAVLSAINIADELLKVLDQQEAENKTETNTMPKGDATPAEEIKTEQPAKDTGKKKGKKKKNQG; translated from the coding sequence TTGGCCGCGCGTAATAAAGTAGATGTGGAAATTTTCGGTGAGCATTACAAAATAAAAGGGGAAGCTGCTCCCGAATATATGACGCGGCTTGCACGGTACGTAGATCAAACCATGCGTAAGGTTGTTCAGCGTAACCCGCGGTTAACATTACATAAAGCGGCGGTCTTATCCGCCATCAACATAGCGGACGAATTGCTGAAAGTGTTAGATCAGCAGGAGGCGGAAAATAAGACGGAAACCAACACTATGCCTAAGGGTGATGCTACACCCGCCGAGGAAATAAAAACCGAACAGCCTGCGAAGGATACCGGTAAAAAGAAAGGTAAAAAGAAGAAGAACCAAGGGTGA